The Hermetia illucens chromosome 2, iHerIll2.2.curated.20191125, whole genome shotgun sequence genomic interval CTTATGGGTAACTAGGTTGCAGTATCTGTGGCCGATAGGCTTCGTAAAGCAAAGCTTCTCTCCATGATAATTTTTTTCGTTGCGGACGTCCCAGTGAAGCCCCAAATGAAAATTGCTTCTTGAGGAGTGACCTTAATTCAAGCCGGATGCGTTTAAATTCACGGCGATCTACTAGATTCTCATTTTCGGCAGAGTCGAATCGATGGTCATATAGCTCTTCGCCAAAGATCTGGCTCCAatctgaaaacaaaacaaatatattttcttATAAACCGAATTCAAAGGAAAGAAGGGAGTATTTACCACTTGAAAAGTTTCTAGGGTAAAATCTCATCCAAATTGTGTATCGAAAGTCCGTCTTTCTTACTGTGTATCCCATTATGCGAATTTTTGGCAGTCGGGGTTTATCACTATTCTTTCGAGGAATAGGTCCTGGACGAGGGTATTGGCTAAACGCTTGATCAGGCCAACGAGCAGACAATCCCTTTAAAAGTGGCAGTAAGCTATTTCCTTCAGTGCAAAGTTTTTTCTTCGAGAAGCGTTTACATTTGGCTATAGGTGGTAGATTCACTAGGTCAACCAAAGTGGGGAATAGATCTACAAGCTCCACAATATTGTCAATGCGTCTGGGAGTAATACCCGGGGCGTAAACGACTAAAGGAACACGTAGTGCAACTTCGAAATTACTGTACTTGGCCCACTCTCCATGCTCTCCTAGAGACCACCCATGGTCACTGGCGAAAACCACGATTGTGTTGTTTAGGTCTACCGCCGACAGGAGGTTGCCGAAGAGGTTGTCGATATATGATACCGATGCATAGTAAGCCTGTTTTATAGACATCCCGAACGCACTTGGTATTGGTCCATATGGGAAAGGTATGTCAAGTTGTTTTACATCGTGCCTTTTTCGAATGTCAGTATATGGATTCCAAGCAACATCTGGAACCCCATACTGTCTCCAGTTAGTTGAGTTTCCGAATTTCGTCTGAGGATATAGTTTGAAATACTTGTCTGGGATCCTAAACGGTATGTGGGGTTTGTGAAATCCAACAGCCAAGAAAAATGGCTGAGATCTATTCTTAAACGCTGCTAAGAAATTTTTCGCTTCAACTTTGGATTCAATATCGGGTAAAGTACCCTCTGGTTGGGAAAATTTCTTAACCGGACAAATAAGGTTTGTTCTGAGTGTTCCACTGCCATCCGGACAAACTGGTTGATTCATATACCGCTCCGTTGAAGGATGAAACGTTGGTTCGCTCCAACTGAATGGGTAGTCATCTGTGAAATTTGACGATACTCCTGGATGGAAAATTTTACCAACGGAATAAGTGTAATATCCATTTTCTTTGAAGTATTGCGGTAAGGTTGTGAAATTGCCAGCAAATGTTCGCCAATAGCTGTAGAAATCGTAAAGATGTAAGGTGTCCGGTCGTCTGCTAGTCAACATGGAATTTCGACTCGGAGCGCAAAGAGCTTGCTGAAAAGAAAAGCCAAAAATATATTGTGATGAAAATAGTTCTGAATATCAATCAAAATTCGATTAGTTCAATATTTCTCTTTTTACTTTTATTAGTTGTCTCCAAAGCACTCCTGCAGCCGGGAGCAATTAACGTTTGAAGTTCGTAGAACGTGTTCATCGCTGAGATGAATTCGTTTACTTTTCAGCCCTCATTAAACACTGTCACCTGGATAGTGCTAGGCAATAGATTGGGAGAAGCGTTGACTGGTCAGATATTTTTGGACTAACAGCGTTTTCCAAGCCGATGCAAAGAAAGTGCGAAAGCAAATAGGGGGCTACTTTTCCTATAGGCTTGAGACTGCAACGTTATAGGTGTCGGCTTTCGAGATCAGTGAAGGGGTTTTTTTGGGTCGGGATGTCAAGTGCATTTACGCATAAAGTTCCAGACTCCTTCCTCAACCAGATGACATCGCGGGCCTTCGTTTTCAGCCATTGTCTCAATTATGATGTCCGGAGACATGTAACAACCTTTCGCCGATGGCGCTCCCACTTCCgtagaagaaaaagatgtggcaGTTGGGCGATCGTGATCTACGTCTCGATTCTGTTCCTCAGGATTGCAGTCATGCACTGAGAGAGCGGGCTTCCTCCTCACGAGTAACGGCTTCCATATTTTCATTAGCTTGTCTAAGGTATATAAACCTTCACTCTGCAGCTTGGAAAATTATGTTATATCTCCTTACTGAGGACTGAGTGAAACACAATCATCAGCAAACGACGCCTAATAGATAAGAGACTTCTGACATTGGCAATTACCAAGCAAACTGCAAACTGTCCAGTTGCATCCTTGTCTGTAGTGTTCTGAATCTGCTCCAAGAAGCTAACCTTCCTGCTTATCATGCTGAATAATTTTGACAGGGCCGCTGGCTGCGACAAGGCAAcgatttcaccaacctgaataggagGGACTGTGGATGCCCTTTCCTTGGTCAAGACGACTATTTCGG includes:
- the LOC119650036 gene encoding iduronate 2-sulfatase isoform X2; its protein translation is MATLIAILILILVNANEVLCENRRPNVVLILADDLRPTIEKYGDQLAITPNLDRFIERSSYFTRAYSQQALCAPSRNSMLTSRRPDTLHLYDFYSYWRTFAGNFTTLPQYFKENGYYTYSVGKIFHPGVSSNFTDDYPFSWSEPTFHPSTERYMNQPVCPDGSGTLRTNLICPVKKFSQPEGTLPDIESKVEAKNFLAAFKNRSQPFFLAVGFHKPHIPFRIPDKYFKLYPQTKFGNSTNWRQYGVPDVAWNPYTDIRKRHDVKQLDIPFPYGPIPSAFGMSIKQAYYASVSYIDNLFGNLLSAVDLNNTIVVFASDHGWSLGEHGEWAKYSNFEVALRVPLVVYAPGITPRRIDNIVELVDLFPTLVDLVNLPPIAKCKRFSKKKLCTEGNSLLPLLKGLSARWPDQAFSQYPRPGPIPRKNSDKPRLPKIRIMGYTVRKTDFRYTIWMRFYPRNFSSDWSQIFGEELYDHRFDSAENENLVDRREFKRIRLELRSLLKKQFSFGASLGRPQRKKLSWREALLYEAYRPQILQPSYP
- the LOC119650036 gene encoding iduronate 2-sulfatase isoform X1, which codes for MKSIVRLKKVPANNPMTTHIIKLIVILFTVRIVLCVNQRPNIILILADDLRPTIGKYGDQLAFTPNLDRLIERSCYFTKAYSQQALCAPSRNSMLTSRRPDTLHLYDFYSYWRTFAGNFTTLPQYFKENGYYTYSVGKIFHPGVSSNFTDDYPFSWSEPTFHPSTERYMNQPVCPDGSGTLRTNLICPVKKFSQPEGTLPDIESKVEAKNFLAAFKNRSQPFFLAVGFHKPHIPFRIPDKYFKLYPQTKFGNSTNWRQYGVPDVAWNPYTDIRKRHDVKQLDIPFPYGPIPSAFGMSIKQAYYASVSYIDNLFGNLLSAVDLNNTIVVFASDHGWSLGEHGEWAKYSNFEVALRVPLVVYAPGITPRRIDNIVELVDLFPTLVDLVNLPPIAKCKRFSKKKLCTEGNSLLPLLKGLSARWPDQAFSQYPRPGPIPRKNSDKPRLPKIRIMGYTVRKTDFRYTIWMRFYPRNFSSDWSQIFGEELYDHRFDSAENENLVDRREFKRIRLELRSLLKKQFSFGASLGRPQRKKLSWREALLYEAYRPQILQPSYP